Genomic segment of Anguilla rostrata isolate EN2019 chromosome 13, ASM1855537v3, whole genome shotgun sequence:
gtgagtgagtgagtgagagagagagagagagtgagtgagagagtgagagagagtgagagagagagagagagagagagagaaagagagagagaccagagataCCAGGTGGCACAGGGtgcttttgtgttgttgttCTCCAGAGCTGATTCCTGATGGAGTGAAACACAAACGCTGCCAGGAAGCCCTCAAGAAAAGTGAAGTGCTGGGACAGATGAGATCATTTCAAGAGTCCCCCAAGGCTGGCTttagggggcagagggggcgaAGCAGTACGCCCTCCAAGGGTTTAAAGAAATACTCTACCGAGCAGTGAtagctaaatatataatttaaaattttaaatgtaactttGCTACATTCAGCACTCATTATCAAATTCACTAAAGAAGCGAAGCTTTGAAatttgtttggctgtgtttAGTTTCTAATGGGCCGTGGCTCTTagccaataataataaccataaaGAGTAGCTTCCACTTCCCCTTTTTGCCAAAagctctgccctctctctctctctccctcctaaACCAGGTGAATGTGCAGTGGAATAATATGAGAGTCTTCACGCAACAGGCAGGGATCTGGATTAGAAGATTACTGTAATAACAGGTCCCATTTACCGAGCGTAGTGTTGACATTCTACCGGTCACAGCATGCAAATGCATAACACGGTCTCTGAATGACATGTCTGATGACAGATCAGGTTCCTTTTGCTGCAATTGTTGTAGTTTGTTTCCAATTAAAGTGTCACGTTCCATTGACAGTTTATGATCTATGGATCTGATTCTTAACATGATGCACTCATAAACTGAACCAGTTACGTGTAAACTGCAGTGGCCTACTGTGACATTTGAGCAGAATATCTGCTTTTTGAGGGAATGTGATGCCCTTTGTGTTTTAAAAGCTCTTTGAGAGAAAGAAGGTTTCCTCCACTGGGTGATGTCCACATGacttgtaaataaaacatgagctcgggctgttattttgtttgctCTGCATGTGAATATTATTAATATGGTAAACGTATCATTCTTGAGAGAACGCAGCATTCCCAGCAGCAATCTCACAACGGGGCCTCATGAGCTCAGAAGGACATActaaaaggtgtgtgtgtgtgtgtgtgtgtgtgtgcatgtgagtgagtgtgtgtgtgtgtgtgtgtgtgtgtgtgtgcatgcatgtgagtgtgtgtgtgtgtgcgtgtgtgcgtatgtgtgtatgggggggggggaggtaattCTGAAGGAGGTTGATTACAGTACTTTCAGCCAGCTTGTGAAGGCTTTGTGTTCCCTAAGCAGTGAAAAGTAAGCAAGAGACAGTGCATGAGCGTAGAAAGGAAGAAGTAGGTGTATGAAGATTTGGCCTTAATAGAGATAGGATGAGATCTACACTCCAAGGCCCAGCTCACATCTGTTTAAAGCATCTAGTCCCACCCCTCTGAACCAAAGCCTGGAGTTTTTAGCACCCGGCCCTCAAGCCCTACTCTGCCTGACACTCCCAGACGAAAGAGACCAAGCTTTTTGAATACCTTGAAACTGACAGTCTGTGAAACCCATTACCAGCAGAAATTAGCACAGCAACCTTTATATCCTCACACGACCTAGAGCAGCAGTGCTCCAGTCATCCAGTGCAGCAGCTGCTACTGTATACACAGCTGTACACATATAGCAGAGAGAATAGCATAAACACATTACATGCAAGCTAATATGGTTATGTCGAGAATCAATGTGATTGACCGGCTTCCAATGAAAGATAAATCTGCCGTGAGACAAATTATGGATGTCTTAAAGATAAAATTTGAAATAGTTTATTTTGAACACCTGAAACGCTTGTATTTGGTGTATACTGAGACATCAGTTATTGTTTTGGCTCCTCTATTTCAATCTGatctgtttcatttttctaaactagaaatgaagaaatgttACTTGTTGCGGTTTTAATATTGAATGGCAAATATCCCTtggcacacaccacacacacacgcacacacacacacacacacaaatagataTATGAATGAATGTGATTTTCTGCTATTGATAGCAATTACTGCCGCTTAATGTCTGAATAACATATTGATGAAAGATGTTTTCAAAGTGAACCCCAAGTAagcataaaatataacaaagtTTTGTTATTATCATTGTCACTATTATTAACACATAAGttattaaaacaaaaggaaGTGACCGTGATAGAACTCACTGCTTGTTAAGAAGATTGTAGCTTACCTATTTCTGAATGCTTTTCACCTTTGGAAGTGTAATGTTTATAATGACACACAACGCGGGCAAGGATTATGCTTTTCCTGAGAAATATTCAAATAAGTGCAGTCATTTCCTCTCACCTTCATACCCTGTAATCTAAGGCTGAGGGAAAGGGAGCATCATTATGCTCTGAACGCTGGCCCAGACTTCTCAAACAAACGCTCCAGAGGGTTGCTACTGCCGAGgacaacacaaaagaaaaaatacctGACGAAATACCGGacttttaatcacattttaccTGTGTGCAACAACAGCTAATCAAATATGCCTAATGCAGagataacaaaaaataaatgataaattacaaTATCGAAAACACACAATGTCGATAGTCACAATGCTCACAAAATTCACTAAATGAGAGTGACCACATCTTCTGTGTCTTCTATTCTAGCTATAAGCTGGTAAGGAGAGTGAAACCAGGGAAGCAACAATCCCATCCCTGTCTTCTTACTCTGTCTCTTCTACTCTATTATCCTTTAACCATTAATCATTAAATTGTGTTTCATATGTATTACCTCCAGAGCTAGAATCAATATAGTTGTTTTTGTtctatattattgtttttgtctcccccccccccccccagtctgtgtGCTAacttagcattagcattagttGATCTTGATCTCTCAACAATCTTCCCTCCTTGACCACAGTCTACTGGTAGCTCTGCTCTCTGACTccaatatccagctgtgtgacCTTTCGTGCTGTCACTCATTTTCTCCCACTTTCACACGCTTTTATTTTCACCTCACCTTTACCCCCCTCACTCAGGACAGGTGGGCAGCTGCGGTTTTTTGGGGAATTGCACCCCCGTCTCTGACCTTTGCTTGACTCTCGACCTTCGTCTCaggcctctctgctcctcttaCTCTGGGTCAGTTTCGTGCCTTCCCCCGCACCTGTGTGGATTCTCTGTCTCGGTCCTAGCTGTTATCCTGCCATAGGAAACTCTTGGTGGGGTCAAATGTTGCCGTCTCCACTCTGTATTTTTGTCTTCTAGCCGTAGCGCTTTGCTAACtacattgtctctctctctctctctcccacagaggGGAGCATGCTCTGAATGCCAAGCCATTCCTGAGCTGGCTGTCTGTGGGTGTCTGGGCCAGGGTAGACAGTGAAGTGTGTTGTGACAAGTCTGCTGGAaaatgcactatataaataaaatatgacgtATGGATCGATTGATTGATCCTCCCTCCATGTTCACTGCCAGCTTCAACTGTGCCATGATTGTCAAACTATGGCTGCTGTTTTGCTCCCACCACTCCTACTACAGCTATTACTATGGCTGCCACTACTATTTCCACTATTGCTGCTGCTACAGTACTATTACTAGTGGTAGAACTACTGCTAATACTATTGGAAGAACTGTTAGTACTAACACTACTATTGCTGCTAATACTTGCCCTCTTGTATCTTGTAACTCTGTTACACCAACCCACTAATATTTATCTGACCCTGAGGATGACTTTTCTGATCTAGAATGCTACCTCTactatattttctcatttattacAAAGGGCTCTTGATTTTGTTCTCAAAGCCTCTCCTTCTACTCTTACTGCTGATACCTTtgcctctttcttcttctccagtGTTGCTGACATCTGTAGACCTCTTACATTTCTTCTGTTCTCCCACAAGCGATCCCACTTCACCAGGCCTTACCAGCAGACAGCTGCAAGACTCAGAGGACTGTAACACTTCACAATACTTCATCCTTGATTTAATCCAGACCCGCACTTTATCATGCAATCTCCTCAATGAAGAACATATCCACTCCAGTGCCTGGTTTCCTGGAGTGCTCTCCGAGCAGTGGCTGCCAGCACTCTCCCCTCCATCTCATCTCCATTCTTCTTTTCTAATTCTTTACCGTATGGTAAAGAAAGTGATATTGCAATGGCTGTTTAAATGCAATACATTGTGTTTATTGATGAATGAGGTTCGACTATGTGGCTGGTACATCTAcaagtactttttaaaaacaaacattataaTATCAACCAGACAAAAGCATTATAATAATAGCATTATAAGACGATTCAAGGAAGTGgggtcattaaaaataaaaccgtcCACAGAAAATGACTATGTTGACTAGTTGACAATGGATTTTGGACACAATTCAAGTGTAATTTTAAAGAGCATCAATCATGCTGCTCAGCtacataaataaagttaaaatgtgCCCACTTGAACAGATTAAACTAAGCTGTTTTCTTCTGTAGCACAAAACTACAATCCTCATGTTTTCCTTAGCTGACCATTTATAAGAAACAATTCAGATAACCCATGTCTTTCAAGGATGCTGGAATTATTTCAGAAGCAGCGGTCCAAACAGGGAAAAACATGGAAAAGTTTAGAAAATCTCAATGCATGATATTTTCCAACATTTTATTGATAGCACTGAattatctacaaaaaaaaaccccaatagACTTGCTAACATTGAAACCAAGAGTGAGGTGGTGAAAAGTATCTGGCCACAACACATTTATCTCCAGAGATTCTAAAACATGCTACTCTGATTTACTGGCCTTTGGGGTAGTTAAATAGGCAACATCGGTTTTTATCCATCTAATAATTCAGCCTATATTAGAATAAAGTAACCTTTattaattacagtattttacaatAAATGGTATAGAAAGGGTAATCGATAGCACATTTTATgtaacatttaatatttcaaaataaatactacCATTTATTTGCCAACTTTCCCACTAAAATGATCACGCCTCTTTGAAACCACTATGGATATAATACAGGAAACACATGGATATCATTACATGAACCAGACTGTCCGTGTAGGTCACTAAAGTTCGCACTGGAAGACGTACGCCAGGCTACAGCATTCATTCAATTTGTGAACCAGGGAAATAACTCACAATAGTTCGTGAAAGCATTTAcgccaaatgtaaaaaatatttccagtggCACAGGCAATGGTGAACACCAGTTGGAaacggtcattttacctgtAGATAGCCTATATACTTTGTATTATTAAAATCGCATCACCGATTTGATTGCAGTGCATTTAACGATTACCAAAAAATAGTTTGAACGGTAATCCTAAACGGCAAAGCAATAGTATAGGGGAAAGAAGATGGTTCACATTTTCAATTGCCAATCAGTCTGAATATTTCATCTGTATATCCAACTGAGCATCAACCGAGCCATTACCCAGGACCTGATCGACATACCGAGAATCTGCAGTTTGGGGGAAGAGAAAATAGCCCTTTACGCACTTGGCTTCTGCAACTAATGCGCACATGAGAGTACGTCTACAATGATATAACACTGAATAACACAAAAGAACGTATCGGTTTTTGACATATCGCACCAGTTCATCTTTAACACACAATTGCCGTGTTCCAATTTGGTATGAAAAATCTCGTTTAAGGGGAGATAAATGGTACAGGTATATGAGGGTTATTACTTGGCATGCTTATGATCATTTTCCACACCTGGTTTGAAAATCCCCAGGGTTCCGCGTACTGTGCTGTGGTGTTGAGGTTTCTCCAAGGGGTGGCGTTTCACACCAGTTTCGAGAGCTCCTTAGCCCTCTACCAGTCTTATCGGTAAATTCAGATTGCATGCAAATCAGCAGCGTCATTCTTGTGAGGGGGAAacgagtgaaagagagggagaggtttgGCAGTGCTGGACATTCTTTCTCTTTATGGGAAAGAATTTGTCGCTTTTCTTCCCTGGCCGGCTTGCAACAAAGTAGCCAGTTAGCTGCTCAGATGCGCACATTTTCGCTAGCTGCTGCCGAGGTTCAATGCTGTGTGCTGGGAAGTTGAGAAAGTCTACAAAGCGGGTCGTTTTTGCGTTCTAACTGTGCAGTATTGGGATTTTAAAAGGTATCGGAGGAAAAGCCGACGTATTGCTGCTTTTTCTTGACCATGGGCACCGGACAAAATCGGAACACAAACTTGTACGGGTGGGCAGTAGTGATGGTACTTGGGATATTGTACCAGCGTTGTTATGCACGTTGTCCCGAGGATGAGCTGAAGACACGAGAGCAATCGGCAAATGTAGTATTAACTGGGACTGTGGAAGAAATCATGAACATGGACCCCGTGCACAATACTTACTCCTGCAAGGTAAGTCCGCCGTgagaaaatgtgtctgtggatTCACGGAGTTGACTGGCCGTACAAGATTTCTTATCCCTTAAATTAGGATGCAGAAGCACATGCGCTTAACTTGCGCGTGGCTTGAAAAATCTTGGTTAACCTTTTCGCCCAACATCATTTAATAAAGAACTATCTCTATACCGGGAAGGGGAGCTTTACACCTGTCTAAAAGTGGTTCCGACGATCTTCCTACCACTGCTGTATATCGGTGGGCTGTATCTGAGCTTATATGCGCATCAcgaaataatatttattgttacacattttaaaagataaacatacattcatttaaaaatacactgttGAAAAGTTTTTCTATTACGTTTACGCTTCTGACCGAAGAAAGTAAACGTAAAACcacaaacaataataaagatTGGGTAACCGAATGGGCTAACGTGTTAATCCAGCTAAATGTTGTAGCACATATCTTGTAGCACATTGACTtttaaacaagattttttttgtagaattATGTAGACTGCAGGTGGATTTTTAGTGTGCAATTTTGCATTGATTTCTGTTGCTAGCAGTTGCAGACGTGCTGCCCTGATGAATTGGGcttccaaatttaaaaaaaaaaaacgactaaATGCAGTGCacaggaaataatttttttttcagaaccatTGATACTGGATACTGGTCATGAATGTTgtccacacattttattttacttcacatTACGACCCCTGCCAGACATTATAAATGCCACGTATCTCAATTCACTTGTTGCTATGGTACCTTTGGTTAGGTCATATTCTCAATCATCAATGCTGGATAGTGTGCAAACCATACAGCAATTATAGTAGGCCTACTGAATTGACATTTCTCTGCTTCAGTCAACCACTCCTTTTCCACTGAGGAGCTTGAAAGTACCAGGCGAGCATGAGATGGGGTTAAAGCTGGTTTACCGGGTGCAGCACGAAATTACACTGAAATGGTGCTGCTTGCCCAGATCAAAGCCAGCGGCAGGACGCTCTTCCCTAACcctgacaaaaaaataagagCCCAAACAAGTTTCCACGGTATTTCCGTCCAACCCTTGACACAGGTCGGCGTGTCAAGAGCTGGGAGAAATCCAGCCCGAACCTGACCCGAGCAAGCAGCCTGGTTCTGGCTTTACCGGGGAAAAGCGGACCGGAGGTCTGTGTGCGCTGTTTATCAGACACCCATCCTTTCTCCAGGAAGGGATTTCATTTCCACAGAGACTGACCCCGCCCCAGCCTCGCTTCGTGCGTTCTCAGGTCATGCAAATCAGACACCTCGTCCAAATGTAACCCTACTCTGCGGCActctgcaaaaataaacagctgaCACCGGAGGGTGGTTCTGCTCTCCAGTTCGATAATCGCACCCCTATTTAGAAATTCGGTCGGTGTTATTCCCTTGCTTTTGTCACAGCCGAGGCAACGCCGACAGTGCACACTTGCCTCTTTGTTACTTTTTGGGATCTGGGCTTTCTGTGTTTATACTCAAGGCTGATCCCTGGGATTGTGAAAGTGTGCTTGTCAATTACAGGCCCCGTGTACTTGGTTGGGCATAAACGCATTCTGCGTAAgactgcttgcctgagggacagtgacagtgacagtgtaaGGATGCCCCAGTCTTGAGACAGTGAATGCGCAGCCATCAAGGAAATGTGCACCAGAGCTCAGATCTGTCCTGCAGCtacatttctgttctgaagagCAAGGAGCAGCTCGTGTCCCTTGGGGCTGACAGGTCCTAACaggttttctgtttcattttttttttcaccctatTGCTGTCAGTTACTAGCCGAGCATGAGCGGAGAAATAGCAGGCATTTTGACCCATCCAAATTGAAAGACTTAAGAATTATACTGGAATGCATGGAAAAGACCAGCAGCCCTCAAAGGCTGTTATGGTAGTGTGGTCTAACTTGCTCTTTTTCCCCCGGTCTCCTGAAAGGTGAGGGTGTGGCGCTACCTCAAGGGCAAAACCACGGTGAACGGCAACGCTCTGCTGGACGGTGGCAACAAGGTGATGATCGGAGGTTTTGGGGAACCGGGGATCTGCGACAACCAGGTGTCCACGGGGGACACGCGGATCTTCTTCGTCAACCTGGCGCCAGAGTACACGTGGCCGGCCCACAAGAACGAGCTGCTGCTGAACTCGAGCCTGATGCGAATCACCCTGAGAAACCTGGAGAAGGTGGAGCACTGTATGGAAGGTAGGCTTCCCTCGCTCTCTGGTGTGCTGTGACCTTGTTTGGAATTTGGAATATCGCAGAATATTCTGGCTCTTCCTTGCTGCTTCACCCGCTGGCTTGTCACAGACATTTTATTGTCTCGCCACAAATCTTTACGGTTTTGTGTCATTGGAGTCAAACTTTTATgttcatagattttttttgttggtttatgTGTCATAAACCAACAAAATGTGTGTAGGATGCTGGAAGATATATACTGGGCCAATCTGTAATGGGCTTTTATTTGAAATGGGGTGTCTGAACACCATTTTTATTACTTCAGACACTGCGTACATTCTTGAAATTTGGTTTCTAGAGATAAGCAGTGTGTAGGCTACAGTTATTGGTCAGATTGAGTTTAGTttggggggcgacatagctcaggaggtaagaccgattgtctggcagttggagggttgctggttcaaaccccgccctgggcgtgttgaagtgtccttgagcaagacacctaacccccaactgctctggcgaatgagaggcatcaattgtaaagcgctttggataaaagcgctatataaatgcagtccatttacatttttcatcactATTGATATGTGCCATTGGTGTTCATAGGCCTTGACTTAGACTCTGTGCTAGAGTCTAAGGAAAGCAGGTGGAAGTATGTCAAGGCTTATCTTCAAGCTAGGTTTACATGAAGCCCACACTTAGCACAGAGTAGAGCTCATTGTGTTGGCAGTGGCCGGTGGATGGGCATCTGAACATTGTCATGCATTCTGATGCATTATTTTTAGTCGAAGCATCAATGTCTGAAGAAGCGTAACTCAATACGGAAAGTGACACAAATCAGAGCGGTCATAGATCTGATTGGCTTATGGATAATTACATCACCAGCACCAACCAAACTTGGTATTGATCTTCACTGCTCTCTTTTAGTTAATGCAGATAACAATTCCAGTCACTTTTTAAGTTTCAATAGCAGCTGAAGTTTTGACCTGAGGCTTGAAAATATGATCATTCCGCTTGATCTTGGCAGTGAACATTTCACATTGAATCAAAGGATATGAAGTCGGGAAGGTCAGGTCAGGAAATCAATCGATTTCCCCGGTCCAGAAGTAATGGAATGGAATTGTTCCCGGCTTGCTGGCTACTCGGTGTGTGgaggtgtttgtgtttctgtgtctgcctCTACGTCTGCTGTTTGAAAGCTGTGAATTGAGCCGCTGATATCAATTGTGGCGCACCAGGTTTATTTGATCGAAAAGCCGGTTCTGtttgtcaagttttttttccaatcgCTACAAAATTGAGCTCCATGCCGGGCCAATTCTGTATCagacatacactatatgacctaAAGTATCttgacaccccttggtctggggcttttttcatggtttgggctaggccccttcaTTCCAGTGAATgcaaattttaatgctacagcatataatcacattctagacagtTTGGgggaggccctttcctgtttcagcatgacagtgcccccaggcacacatcgaggtccatacagaaatgggtTTGTCACTGAATAGCGTGGAATAATTTGAcgggcctgcacagagccctgacctcaaccccatccaacacctttgtgatcaattggaaagcaatccgcgagccaggcctaattgcctagtcagtgctcgacctcactaatgcttttctggGTGAAttgaagcaaatccctgcagtaatgctccaacatctagtataaagccttcccggAAGAGAGGAGGCTcatatagcagcaaagggtggaccaagtccatattaatgtccataattttggatgagatgttagatgtcaggtgtccacatacttttggctatgtagtgtaCCAAGCAGGTATTAGCCATCTTTACCCTTGCCATTAGTAATGCTTGATAAAGTGAGGCAGGTCAGCT
This window contains:
- the LOC135237170 gene encoding agrin-like isoform X5 translates to MGTGQNRNTNLYGWAVVMVLGILYQRCYARCPEDELKTREQSANVVLTGTVEEIMNMDPVHNTYSCKVRVWRYLKGKTTVNGNALLDGGNKVMIGGFGEPGICDNQVSTGDTRIFFVNLAPEYTWPAHKNELLLNSSLMRITLRNLEKVEHCMEATSDGKL
- the LOC135237170 gene encoding agrin-like isoform X2, with the translated sequence MGTGQNRNTNLYGWAVVMVLGILYQRCYARCPEDELKTREQSANVVLTGTVEEIMNMDPVHNTYSCKVRVWRYLKGKTTVNGNALLDGGNKVMIGGFGEPGICDNQVSTGDTRIFFVNLAPEYTWPAHKNELLLNSSLMRITLRNLEKVEHCMEETQVKWTLGPQWPVASKDSAT
- the LOC135237170 gene encoding agrin-like isoform X4 encodes the protein MGTGQNRNTNLYGWAVVMVLGILYQRCYARCPEDELKTREQSANVVLTGTVEEIMNMDPVHNTYSCKVRVWRYLKGKTTVNGNALLDGGNKVMIGGFGEPGICDNQVSTGDTRIFFVNLAPEYTWPAHKNELLLNSSLMRITLRNLEKVEHCMEDCHSLRNHAAASPSLR
- the LOC135237170 gene encoding agrin-like isoform X1; this translates as MGTGQNRNTNLYGWAVVMVLGILYQRCYARCPEDELKTREQSANVVLTGTVEEIMNMDPVHNTYSCKVRVWRYLKGKTTVNGNALLDGGNKVMIGGFGEPGICDNQVSTGDTRIFFVNLAPEYTWPAHKNELLLNSSLMRITLRNLEKVEHCMEEPKPAGGGGSGCSDEYRRRRRHSLVCLKTMKSLKIVLKIAS
- the LOC135237170 gene encoding agrin-like isoform X3 encodes the protein MGTGQNRNTNLYGWAVVMVLGILYQRCYARCPEDELKTREQSANVVLTGTVEEIMNMDPVHNTYSCKVRVWRYLKGKTTVNGNALLDGGNKVMIGGFGEPGICDNQVSTGDTRIFFVNLAPEYTWPAHKNELLLNSSLMRITLRNLEKVEHCMEDRDTSQVDSWAPVACCF